One genomic segment of Nitrospira sp. includes these proteins:
- a CDS encoding dihydrofolate reductase family protein, giving the protein MKTQYYTATSLDGFIATEDDSLEWLFPLGDLNDSSYPAFISEVGALAMGSATYDWMLRNTEKVAAETGSPWPYTQPVWIFSRRTLPLVGGKDIRFVSGDVRPIHADMRAAAGGKNIWIVGGGDLVGQFYDAGLLDELIIQIGSVTLGKGKPLFPRRVFSPHLRLVSVRQIGAGMAELRYEVHKGGAA; this is encoded by the coding sequence ATGAAAACTCAGTACTACACCGCCACTAGTCTTGACGGATTCATCGCCACCGAAGACGACTCGCTGGAGTGGCTGTTCCCTCTCGGTGATCTGAATGATTCCAGCTATCCGGCATTCATATCGGAAGTTGGTGCGTTGGCTATGGGGTCGGCGACCTACGACTGGATGCTGCGCAACACAGAAAAGGTTGCGGCTGAGACTGGTTCGCCGTGGCCCTATACACAGCCGGTCTGGATATTCTCCCGCCGCACGCTTCCACTAGTTGGCGGCAAAGATATCCGCTTCGTCAGTGGCGATGTGCGCCCAATCCATGCTGACATGCGAGCTGCCGCTGGCGGCAAAAATATTTGGATCGTCGGAGGCGGCGATCTCGTCGGTCAATTCTACGATGCCGGCCTGTTGGACGAGTTGATCATCCAGATTGGCTCAGTCACGCTCGGCAAGGGGAAGCCGCTCTTCCCTCGCAGGGTGTTCAGCCCACATCTGCGCTTAGTATCGGTTCGGCAGATCGGTGCTGGTATGGCTGAGTTGCGCTATGAAGTACATAAAGGCGGCGCAGCTTGA
- a CDS encoding AAA family ATPase, whose translation MLRLANLDVVVSVEANDEIVATRNGSKSYSISKLSDGERNAILIAANVLTVPAGTLLLIDEPERHLHRSIVSPLLSLLLKERPDCAFIVSTHEPLLPVDNPGSKVLLTRACVYEGDGVASYDIDLLESITGIDDDLKRTILGERRKIVFVEGVEHSLDKPLYSLLFPNASIVAKANCREVENAVVGIKGTAELHWVKPFGLVDNDTSEPERIADLQAKGVIPLNVYSVESIYYHPEVQKLAGEKLAGVVGGDLTEKLEKANNDAIKAIRENAKHLSVRIAEKSARAQVFSLLPKKGEVAAGGKRTAEIDFAKYAKDEAARIEALVNASDFVGVLQRYPIRESPALDAIAKALNFANRAQYEAAVRNLLVHDSEAVKRVRTLLGSFPADLIA comes from the coding sequence TTGCTACGGCTGGCCAATCTCGACGTCGTCGTGTCCGTTGAGGCAAACGACGAGATCGTGGCGACTCGGAATGGCAGCAAGTCCTACAGCATCTCAAAGCTTTCCGACGGAGAGCGCAACGCGATTCTTATTGCCGCCAACGTACTGACCGTGCCAGCAGGAACGCTTCTCCTCATCGATGAGCCAGAGCGGCACCTGCATCGTTCGATCGTATCCCCGCTTCTGTCGCTTCTGCTCAAGGAAAGACCAGATTGTGCTTTCATCGTGTCTACGCATGAGCCATTGCTTCCAGTGGACAATCCGGGATCGAAAGTCCTGCTGACGCGTGCCTGTGTCTACGAGGGCGACGGGGTCGCGTCTTACGATATCGATTTGCTGGAGAGCATCACTGGGATTGATGACGATCTGAAAAGAACCATCTTGGGCGAGCGTCGGAAGATCGTGTTTGTTGAGGGCGTCGAGCACAGCCTTGACAAGCCGCTGTACAGTCTCCTGTTTCCGAATGCGTCAATCGTGGCCAAGGCCAACTGTCGTGAGGTCGAGAATGCGGTCGTTGGTATCAAAGGCACGGCTGAGCTTCACTGGGTGAAACCGTTCGGGCTGGTGGACAACGATACTTCAGAACCAGAGCGGATCGCGGACTTGCAAGCCAAGGGTGTGATTCCACTGAACGTATATTCGGTTGAATCTATCTACTACCACCCCGAAGTGCAGAAGCTGGCAGGCGAGAAACTGGCAGGGGTAGTAGGCGGCGATCTGACGGAAAAACTGGAGAAGGCAAATAACGATGCCATCAAAGCGATCCGTGAAAATGCCAAGCATCTCAGTGTACGGATTGCTGAGAAATCGGCGCGGGCTCAGGTCTTCTCGCTGCTACCTAAAAAGGGTGAGGTGGCAGCGGGCGGCAAACGTACCGCTGAAATCGATTTTGCGAAGTATGCGAAAGATGAGGCAGCGCGTATCGAGGCATTGGTCAACGCATCCGACTTCGTCGGTGTTTTGCAGAGGTATCCAATTCGAGAATCACCCGCGCTCGATGCCATTGCTAAGGCGCTTAATTTCGCGAATCGTGCTCAGTATGAAGCGGCTGTTCGTAACCTCCTGGTGCACGATTCGGAAGCGGTAAAGCGTGTCCGAACCTTGCTCGGGTCTTTCCCCGCCGATCTGATCGCATAG
- a CDS encoding ATP-binding cassette domain-containing protein — protein sequence MPFSLSIPTGKATGALALTVNAGQMLFILGANGTGKSSLMQAFASASTGKTRRITAHRQTWFRSGAPEFTSKQRADYEQNMFHSDRQANARWMDDYSQQRAQMAIYDLVNYENVRAREITRAVDAKKQPKSIYCLPKTVYLRP from the coding sequence ATGCCATTCTCGTTATCAATCCCTACCGGCAAGGCGACAGGCGCTCTAGCACTGACGGTAAACGCTGGGCAGATGCTCTTCATCCTTGGTGCAAACGGCACCGGCAAATCGAGCCTTATGCAGGCTTTCGCATCGGCTAGCACCGGGAAGACCCGGCGAATCACGGCCCACCGCCAAACTTGGTTTCGATCTGGAGCGCCCGAGTTCACCAGCAAACAGCGTGCAGACTATGAACAGAATATGTTCCATTCTGATCGACAGGCGAACGCGCGTTGGATGGACGACTACTCGCAGCAGCGCGCTCAGATGGCGATCTACGACTTAGTTAACTACGAGAACGTGCGTGCCCGCGAGATTACGCGGGCTGTCGACGCAAAAAAACAGCCGAAGTCAATATACTGTCTGCCAAAGACGGTGTATTTGCGACCCTGA